A window of the Arthrobacter sp. Marseille-P9274 genome harbors these coding sequences:
- the xdhB gene encoding xanthine dehydrogenase molybdopterin binding subunit, with translation MKSLAERPVNPAVGLTVPHESAALHVTGTALYTDDLVGRMPGCLHAWPVQAPHAHARVAALRTEGAMAVPGVVRVLTAADVPGTNDAGTKEDEPLFPGEVMYYGHAVCWVLGETLEAARLGAAAVEVEYEVLPSLLTLTEAIAAGSFQGHQPTLSRGDAADALEAAPRRFAGTFELGGQEHFYLETHASLAYVDEAGQVFIHASTQHPSETQEIAAHVLGRSSSEVTVQCLRMGGGFGGKEMQPHGLAAVAALGAVLTGRPVRLRLNRTQDMTMTGKRHPFHADWEVGFDDDGRLLALRATITSDGGWCLDLSEPVLARALCHIDNSYFIPDIEVHGRIAKTNKTSQTAFRGFGGPQGMLVIEDILGRCAPALGIDPTELRRRNLYVPGQSTPYGQPVRHAERLLDIWTRLARLADLESRAAAVVRFNEAHEHTKRGIAMTPVKFGISFNLTAFNQAGALVHVYKDGSVLINHGGTEMGQGLHTKMRQVAATALGIPLGGVRLAPTRTDKVPNTSATAASSGADLNGGAVKNACDQIRDRLAEVAARRFNIHPDDVRFVDGRVTGIGFHDQDLAFAEVVNDAYFQRIPLFAAGYYRTEGLHWDAARMQGEPFKYFSYGAAVSEVEVDGFTGAYRFLRTDIVHDVGDSLSPLVDLGQIEGAFVQGAGWLTLEELRWDTSDGPDRGRLATQAASTYKLPAFSEMPDVLNVHLYERATESGVVYGSKAVGEPPLMLAFSVREALRAAAGAFGPADRPLELASPATPEAVFWALQGARDALAETLGDAAAEAGSQVAGEEGGAAGPPRQHSPDRSPSRERGLAPRARE, from the coding sequence ATGAAGTCGCTCGCCGAACGGCCCGTCAATCCCGCGGTCGGCCTGACCGTCCCGCACGAGAGCGCCGCGCTGCACGTGACCGGGACGGCGCTCTACACGGATGACCTGGTCGGCCGCATGCCCGGGTGCCTCCATGCCTGGCCGGTCCAGGCGCCGCACGCCCATGCCCGTGTCGCCGCCCTCCGCACCGAAGGCGCAATGGCGGTTCCCGGCGTCGTCCGCGTCCTGACCGCCGCGGACGTCCCCGGCACCAATGACGCAGGCACCAAGGAGGACGAGCCGCTCTTCCCCGGCGAGGTGATGTACTACGGGCACGCCGTCTGCTGGGTGCTGGGCGAGACGCTGGAGGCCGCCCGCCTGGGTGCCGCCGCCGTCGAGGTCGAGTACGAGGTGCTGCCCTCGCTGCTGACCCTCACCGAGGCGATCGCAGCCGGCAGCTTCCAGGGCCACCAGCCCACGCTCTCCCGGGGCGATGCTGCCGACGCGCTCGAAGCCGCCCCGCGCCGCTTCGCCGGGACCTTCGAGCTCGGCGGCCAGGAGCACTTCTACCTCGAGACCCACGCCTCGCTGGCCTACGTGGACGAGGCCGGGCAGGTGTTCATCCACGCCTCCACACAGCACCCGTCGGAGACCCAGGAGATCGCCGCCCACGTGCTCGGCCGCTCCAGCAGCGAGGTCACCGTCCAGTGCCTGCGCATGGGCGGGGGGTTCGGCGGCAAGGAGATGCAGCCGCACGGGCTCGCCGCGGTGGCCGCGCTCGGCGCGGTGCTGACCGGCCGCCCGGTGCGGCTGCGGCTCAACCGCACCCAGGACATGACCATGACCGGCAAGCGGCACCCGTTCCACGCCGACTGGGAGGTGGGGTTCGACGACGACGGCCGCCTCCTCGCGCTGCGCGCCACCATCACGTCCGACGGCGGGTGGTGCCTGGACCTCTCCGAACCGGTACTGGCCCGGGCGCTGTGCCACATCGACAACTCCTACTTCATCCCGGACATCGAGGTCCACGGGCGCATCGCGAAGACCAACAAGACGTCCCAGACGGCGTTCCGCGGGTTCGGCGGGCCGCAGGGCATGCTCGTCATCGAGGACATCCTGGGCCGCTGCGCGCCGGCGCTAGGCATCGACCCGACCGAGCTGCGCCGCCGCAACCTGTACGTGCCCGGCCAGAGCACGCCGTACGGCCAGCCGGTCCGGCACGCCGAGCGGCTGCTGGACATCTGGACCCGGCTCGCCCGGCTTGCCGACCTCGAAAGCCGCGCCGCCGCCGTCGTCCGCTTTAATGAGGCGCACGAGCACACCAAACGCGGAATCGCGATGACGCCGGTGAAGTTCGGCATCTCCTTTAATCTCACGGCCTTCAACCAGGCCGGCGCGCTGGTGCACGTCTACAAGGACGGCTCGGTGCTGATCAACCACGGCGGCACGGAGATGGGCCAGGGCCTGCACACCAAGATGCGCCAGGTAGCCGCCACCGCGCTCGGCATCCCGCTGGGCGGCGTGCGGCTCGCGCCGACCCGCACCGACAAGGTCCCGAACACCTCCGCCACCGCCGCGAGCTCGGGGGCGGACCTCAACGGCGGGGCAGTGAAGAACGCCTGCGACCAGATCCGGGACAGGCTGGCCGAGGTCGCCGCCCGCAGGTTCAACATCCACCCCGACGACGTGCGGTTCGTGGACGGCCGCGTCACGGGGATCGGCTTCCACGACCAGGACCTCGCCTTCGCGGAGGTGGTCAACGACGCCTACTTCCAGCGCATCCCGCTGTTCGCCGCCGGCTACTACCGCACCGAGGGCCTCCACTGGGACGCCGCCCGGATGCAGGGCGAGCCGTTCAAGTACTTCTCCTACGGGGCCGCCGTTTCCGAGGTGGAGGTGGACGGCTTCACCGGCGCCTACCGGTTCCTGCGCACCGATATAGTGCACGACGTCGGGGACAGCCTTTCGCCGCTGGTGGACCTTGGGCAGATCGAGGGTGCGTTCGTCCAGGGCGCGGGCTGGCTCACGCTCGAGGAGCTGCGCTGGGACACCTCGGACGGGCCGGATCGGGGCAGGCTGGCGACGCAGGCGGCGAGCACCTACAAGCTGCCCGCCTTCTCCGAGATGCCGGACGTGCTCAACGTCCATCTCTACGAACGGGCCACCGAGAGCGGCGTGGTGTACGGCTCGAAGGCGGTGGGGGAGCCGCCCCTGATGCTCGCCTTCAGCGTGCGCGAGGCGCTGCGCGCGGCGGCCGGGGCCTTCGGGCCCGCGGACCGGCCGCTTGAGCTGGCCAGCCCGGCCACTCCGGAAGCCGTGTTCTGGGCGCTTCAGGGGGCGCGGGACGCGCTCGCGGAAACGCTCGGGGATGCCGCCGCCGAAGCGGGCAGCCAGGTTGCCGGCGAAGAGGGCGGGGCAGCAGGCCCGCCCCGGCAGCACAGTCCGGACCGGTCCCCGAGCCGGGAACGCGGGCTCGCGCCGCGCGCCCGGGAGTGA
- the xdhC gene encoding xanthine dehydrogenase accessory protein XdhC: MDWLEAVGSLREEGRPGVLATVVSVRGHAPREAGAKMVVAQDATWDSVGGGNLEAEVIDRARAMVAEGAGLPETLAFALNEHVANRHGRQCCGGEVQVLLEPLNVDPVVAIFGLGHVGYELARILSRLRVRLHLVDSRAAQLDPLRLADVTAGPAAVVVHHAPAPETVLRALPAGAHVYVMTHDHAEDFLLCDAALHQGDLDVGLIGSAAKWARFRRRLLAEGHDDVDSIRCPVGLPGIAGKAPAAIAVSIAAELLEALDRSAGRTRPGTSRAATEAADAGSFKE; this comes from the coding sequence ATGGATTGGCTGGAAGCCGTAGGGAGCCTGCGCGAGGAGGGCCGGCCCGGCGTGCTCGCCACCGTCGTCTCGGTGCGGGGGCATGCACCGCGGGAGGCGGGGGCCAAGATGGTCGTAGCCCAGGACGCCACGTGGGACAGCGTCGGCGGCGGCAACCTCGAGGCCGAGGTCATCGACCGCGCCCGCGCCATGGTCGCCGAAGGGGCCGGCCTCCCCGAGACGCTGGCCTTCGCGCTCAACGAGCACGTCGCGAACCGCCACGGCCGCCAGTGCTGCGGCGGCGAGGTGCAGGTGCTGCTGGAACCGCTGAACGTGGATCCCGTCGTCGCCATCTTCGGCCTCGGACACGTCGGCTACGAACTCGCCCGCATCCTCTCCCGGCTGCGCGTGCGCCTGCACCTGGTCGACAGCCGCGCCGCGCAACTCGACCCGCTGCGGCTGGCGGACGTGACCGCCGGACCCGCCGCCGTCGTCGTACATCATGCCCCCGCTCCCGAGACCGTGCTCCGCGCCCTCCCCGCCGGCGCGCACGTGTACGTCATGACGCACGACCACGCGGAGGACTTCCTGCTGTGCGACGCCGCGCTGCACCAAGGAGACCTGGACGTCGGGCTGATCGGGTCCGCCGCCAAGTGGGCGCGGTTCCGCAGGCGGCTGCTCGCGGAGGGGCACGACGACGTCGACAGCATCCGCTGTCCGGTCGGCCTGCCCGGTATTGCGGGCAAGGCTCCGGCCGCCATCGCCGTCTCCATCGCGGCGGAGCTGCTTGAGGCCCTCGACCGATCCGCGGGCAGGACCCGGCCAGGAACGTCTCGGGCGGCCACCG